TGGTCTCGGCCATCGAGACCCATCGGTTTCCGGCCATCAAGAGCCTCATCTGGCGCAACGAGGCGCTCGACTTCTCCAGCCCCGAGGCCCTGCTGGACTCGCTGTCGAGAGCGCCGAAGCACGCCGCCTTTGTCCGGGTCGAGCGCGCGGACGACTTCGATGCGCTCAAGGAGCTGTCGCACGTTCCGGCCATCCGGGAGATCGCCGCCGATCGGGCCAGCGTCGAGCTGCTGTGGCAGGTCTGCCAGATCCCCGACTTCCGCAAGGGGCTCTTCGGACAGCACGTCTCGCTGCTGAAGGAGACCTTCCTCCAGCTCTCCGAGGGCGATGGGAAGCTGGATCCGTCCTGGCTGAACCGGCAGGTGGCGCCGCTCGATGATGTCTCCGGGGACATTCACACGCTGATGGACCGGCTGGCCGCCATCCGCATCTGGACGTACATCAGCCATCGCTCGAGCTGGCTGCATGAGGCCGAGCACTGGCAGGAGCGCACCCGCCGCATCGAGGATGCTCTGGGCGATGCCCTCCATGAGCGGCTCGTGGAGCGCTTCGTGCAGCGGGCCGCCCGGAGGAGCGCGCGCCGGTTCGTGAGGGCCACCGAGCGGCCCGCGGCCGAGTCGGACAGTCCGTTCGCGAAGCTGGGGCAGTTGCTGGGAGACACGCCGGGCGTCGACGGCACGATGACCGAGGAGCAGTTCGTCCAGCAGGTGGTCGACGCGAAGCATGAAGCCTTCGAGGTGGAGGCGTCCGGCAACATCTCGTTCGAGGGGCAGCCGCTGGGCCGGCTGGTGCGCGGCAAGGACCTGCGCACACCGCAGCTCGCATTGGCGGAGCCCGAGGTCTGGACCGCGGGCGCGCGGCAGCGTCTGGAGCGCCGGTTGGTGGCCCTGGCGAGAGACCTGGTGACCGAGGCCATGGGGTACTTCCCCGCCGAGGCCCTCACGGGAACGGATCGCTCTCCACAGATGCGAGGGCTCTCCTATCGTCTGGCCGGGGGCCTGGGGGTGATCACCCAGGCCGAGGGCCGCGAGCAGTGGCGGCTCCTGGACGAGGACTCCCGGGAGCGCTTGAGAGCCCTGGGCGTCCGCGAGGGACAGCGCTTCCTCTACGTGACCCATGCGCTGGCGCCGCACGCGCTGCAGCGGCGCTCCATGCTGACCACCTTGTTTCATCAGAGCCCGGCGCCGCCGGGCGTTCCTCAAGAGCCGGTGCTCGCGGCCGCGGACCTGAGCGGCTGGGATGCGCGGGTCTTCGGCTATGAAGAGATCGGTCCCGTGGCGCTGCGGATCGACATCGTCGAGCGGCTCTCTGAGGCACTGCGCCACCCGCACGGCTCGCGCGAGGTGCATACGCTCATGCAGGAGCTGAAGCTGGAGGGCGGGCTCCGCACGCGCGTGCTGCGCGAGCTGGGCGGACAGCAGGGAGGCGCTCCGTCGAAGCGGCGGCGGCGCCGGAGAAGGCCTCACGGCGGCTCTTTCGGCCCTTCTGCTTCTCCTTCTTCTTCGCAGGCGCCTCGTCCCGCGGGGGCAGGACGGCGGCCGGATCGAACAGGGCAGTGACGTCCAGGTCACTCCGGAGGCGGGCGCAGGTCTTCACCCCAGCGCTGGCGGGCCAGCTCTCGGGTGCGGGTGTTCTCGGGCACGTGGCGCAGGTAGCGCTCGCGGGAGGCTGTGTCCGGAATGGCGGCGGCCCGAGCGTTCAAGCGCTGCAAGGCGTCGCGCAGGGCTTGCTCTCCCGAGGCACCGTCTCCCAGGGCGAAGCAGGCCTCGGCCAGCACTTGGAGCAGCCCTATCCGGGCCATTCCCTCCGCCCCCAGCGTCTCCAGCTCCCGGAGGGCGAGCTCCGCCAGTTCGCGGGCCTCGGCCGAGCGGCCTTGGCGCAGCAGCGCCGCGCTCCACCTCCAGCGTGCCTCGCAGAGAAAGGGCGGGAAGGGCGCGAGGATCTCACATGCCTGGCGGGCATGTGCCTCGGCCTCGTCCAGCGCTCCCTCCGCCGTGGCCACCTGCTCCAGCACCCGATGTGAGAGCCCCAGGTGCACCTGATTGCCCGTGCGGACCTGCACCCACTCCAGTGCCAGCGCCCGAGCCTCCTGCCGATGGGCCGGCTCCGGGCTGGCGGCCAGCACCAAGGCCAGGTGCTCTTGCGCGAAGGTGACGCCGAAGTGCGGAGACACCCGTAGCGCCAGGGCCACAGCCTGACGCCCCTGCTCCACGGCGGCCTCCCCATCTCCCAACACCTGGTGCGTCAGCGCCATGCGCGCCAGGGCCGCGACCTCGCCTCGCTCCGCGCCCACCTCTCGGCAGGCCTGGATACCCTGCGCGGCCCAGCTCAGCGCCTGCCAGGGTTCTCCCCTCAGATACAGGGAGCGGAAGTTGTACTCGAGGCCCCTTCTGCCGCGCACCACGCCGTCCCGGGCGATGACGTCCTGCCCGGTCCGCTCCAGCCGCTCGAAGCACGCCTCGGACTCGGCGAGGCAGCCCAGATAAGAGGTCATCGTCCCCATGAAGCAGAGGGACAGATAGTAGGCGTTGCGCGCCTCGGGCTCCGGCTCGGTGGCCAGCAGCAGCCGGCACAGCGTGAGCAGGTACTCGCGCTGTCCACCGAAGCCGCTGCCCAGGCTCAGCCCGTCGATGAGCTTGCACCACCGCACGCTGCCCGGCTTCATCTCCGGCTGCACGGGACGGCCCACCTCGAACATGGTCGCGAAGTCGCTCCGCCAGAAGGCCGTCGCCGCCCGCAGCGCGCGCAATTGCACCGAGAGCTCTCCCGAGGGATGGAGGGCCATGGCCGCCTCGATGCACCGCTCCGCGCCCGGCATGTCGTCGTGGTCGAAGAGCCGCTCGGCGGCCTGGAGGTAGAAGCGGATGGCCTGCTCGGGCTGGTGGCCGAGCCGGGCGTGCTCGGCGAGGATCCGCGGATCGCTCTCTCCCCGCTGCTCCAACCATTGCCCCGCCTGCTGGTGGCCTCCCGGCTTGTGGCTGTCCGGCACCAACCCGTAGGCCGCATCCCGGACCAGGGCATGGCGGAAGCGGTACTCGTCCTCGCCCGGGAAGCGGCTGGAGGGCTGGTGCTCCACCCACTCCTGCTCCACCAGTTGCTGCAGCCAGTGGCTCTGCTCGGCGCCCGTGAGCTCTTCGCCCAGCAGGGCTTGCACCGCCCCTACCCAGAAGGTGCGCCCCAGGATGCTCGCGGCCAACAGCACCTGCCGCGCTCTCGCCTCCAGCCGCCCCAGGCGCGCCTGGAGCATGGCCAGCACGGTCTGTAGCGCCGCCTCTCCTCGCCCCTCCGCCGCGCCGCGGATGAGCTCCTCCAGGAGGAGGGCATTGCCAGCGGCCTGCTCCACCAGCCGGTCAATGAGCGCATCGGGCACCTGCGGGCCGAGCACCTCGCGCACCAGCCGCGCGCCCGCCTTGCGGTTCAGTCCCCGGAGCGGCACCTCTTGCAGCCGCTGCGCCCACAGGCTCGGGAAGAGCTCTTCCACCTCGGGCCGGGCCAGCGCGAGGACCATCAGTGGCTGCTCGGCCAGCTCCCGCAGCGCCTCGTCGATGAGCCGGACGCTGAGCGCATCGCCCCAGTGCAGATCCTCTAGCACCCACAGCACGGGCTGGTGGGCGCACTCCTCGCGCAGGAAGGCCACGAACGCTCGGCCCACCAGCGTGCTCATCAATTGCGGATCTCCCCGGGCCACGCGCAGCCGGGGGCTCTGCGTGTCCGGGAAGGGAATGCCACACAGCTCCCCGAGGAACTCGAGCGTCTCCTGCGCCTGCGCCGCGGGCAGGTGACGGCCAAGGTGCTGGGCCAGCAGGGCCCGGCGGGTCTCGAGGGGCTCGGTGCCCGTGATGGCGCAGTGCCAGCGCAGCGCCTGCCCGATCAACCCATCGGCCGAGCCCGCGCTCATCGGATCGCCCCGGCCCACCAGCACCCGCACCGTGTGCCCCTGGTGCTCCAGGCGGCGGAGGAACTCGTGGCGAAGCCGGGACTTGCCCGTGCCCGCCGGAGCCTTCACCAGCACGGCCTGCGCCTGGGGCTCCTGCACGCAGGTGTTGAAGGCCAGCTCCAGCAGGGTCAGCTCCTGCTCGCGGCCCACGCACGGGGTCGGCTTGCCCAGCAGGGGCCGCGAGGCGTCCGCGCCCAGGGTCTCGCCGAGCAGCAGGAACAGCTCGGGCTGCGGCCGGGCGAGCTGGAAGCCAGAGCCCAGCAGCCCCGCGGTGACTTCATCCAGCATCACCCGGGCCGAGGAGTCCGAGGGCAGCGACTCCATCTGGCGCAGCAGTTGGCCCGCGCGGTCCATGGCCTCGCCCACGGGGACGTGGGGCGCGAGCTGGCCCCGGCCCGTGGTGAGCACGACGGCGGCCTCGGCCCAGCGCTCCTGGATGAGCAGGGCACAGCGCGCCGCCAGGGTGGCCGGATCCGTGGCGGAGCCGTGGGTGGCCCGGAGGGTGGCCACCAGGAAGCCATTGGCGAGCAGCTCCACCTGGGCACCGTGGGGCGCTAGCAGCGTGCGGAGCGTGTCCCGGAGCATCCGGCGCGAGTCTTCAACCTCGGGCCCGGGAGGCTGAGCGGCCGGAGTGCGAGGCGCGGCCAGCAGGACGCTCACCAAGTGTTGCTCGGAGCCCGTCAGCGGCAGGGGCGCGGTGCCGGTGGACAGTGCGGGTTTGGAATCAGGCCGCAGGCGGCTCTGCAGGGAGTCCAGGGCCGCCAGCAGCCCGGAGGCGTCGGGGAAGCGGCGCTCGGGCGCCTTCGCCAACAGGCGATGGAGCAGCTCCTCCAGGGCTGCGGGCAGCTCCGGGCGCAGGGTGCGCAGGCCCTCCGGCTCGGTGAAGAGGATCTTCGCCAGCGCAGCCACGAAGTGGGGCGCGGAGAAAGGTGGCCTGCCGGTGAGGCACTCGTAGAGGACACAGCCCAGGGAGAACAGGTCGGCGCTGGGCGTGAGCGGCGCTTGAGCGGAGATCTGCTCCGGCGCCATGTAGCCCGGAGTGCCGAGCACCATCTGGCTGGCGGTGAGCGCCATCGAGGGCACCTCGTGACGGGCCAGGCCGAAGTCCAACAGGACGACGTCCTCGGGGCGCCCCCGGCGCAGGAAGAGGTTGGAGGGCTTGATGTCTCGGTGGATGACGCCGCGCTGGTGGGCCAGGGCGAGTGCCTCGGAGGCCTGGCGCAGCAGGGCCAGGGACTCCGTGAGGCTCAAGGGCTCGCGTGCGAGGCGCTGGGCCAGGTTCTCTCCCTCCAGCCACTCCATGGCGAGGAAGGGGCCGGCGCCGGGAGTGGAGCCATGGGCGACGTAGGAGACGATGCCCGGGTGGCGCAGCTGGGAGAGGACGGCGGCCTCGCGAGAGAAGCGCTGGAGGGCCTCGGCGCTCTCGACGTGGAGCAGCTTGAGGGCCACGGGCTGGCCGGAGACGGAGTCGGTGGCGCGGTAGATGGTGCCCATGCCGCCCTTCTCCACGAAGGCCTCAAGCGTGAAGCGCTCGGCCAGAAGCGTGCCGGCTGGGAGTGCCTCCGTCCGGGGCGCGGGGGGCGCGGGCCGAGGAGAAGGTGGGAGGGTGCTGGCCATGTAAGAGAAGAGAGCCGGTTCAGGCTTCAGGGGGGCTTACCCCTGACAGCCCACTTGCGCCACCCGACAACCGCTCCCCTCGGCTGGCTGTTCCCTGCGAATGCGAGAACTGGATTTAAGTGTTATACAGGTATTTCCGGGAGATATTCATGTCCGACAGTTCTTCGACGAAGAGGGCGCACCCGCGCCGCGCGGCCTTGGGTGGGGTGGTGCTGCTGGGCGCTTGGATGGTGCTGGTGGCCCCCAGTGCCTGTGGTGTGACGGCGCAGGACCCGAGCGCTTCGCTGAGCGAGCACTCCGCGGACCTGGGGATTGGCGTGGCGGAGCCTGCGGAACCCCTGCCCACGGAGCCCCTTCCCGCAGGGGATGGGGGCGTGCCCTGGCGAGGCGAGTGCACGGCGGACTCGGACTGTGATCAGTCCGCAGCTGCGGCGCTATGCGGCGAGGACACGGAGATGTACTGCAAGTTCTTCAAGAGGAAGGATGGTGGGCCGGCCGACAAGGGCACCTGCGAGTGCCGCGTGAAGACGGCCACGCCCACCCCGATCGATGCCGGTGTCATCGTCATCATGGACTGACACCGCCCCGACGCTCCCAAAAGACACCCGCGCGGCCACCTTTAGAGGCAGCCGCGCCGGCGGAGACTTCTCTGCAGCTTGGGATTACTGGCCGGAGCTCACCGTGTAGGTGACGCCGGAGTAGGCCGTGTAGCCCTTGATGAGGACGTAGTACGTGCCCGCCTTCGGCGCGTTGATGATGCACGACTCGGCGGTGGTCGCGCCCGCGGAGCGGCAGTCATAGGTGGTGGTGGTGGGCGCGCTGCCGAAGCGGACGTACAGGTCGGCGTCACCCGTGCCACCAGCCATCTGGAACTTCAGCGCGGTCGCACCCGCCGGCGTGGCGGTGGTGTAGTTCGTGCTGCTGCTCTTGGCGCCCGACACGTTGTTGAGGGTGGTGAGCACCGTCCAGGTCGGCGGAGCGGCCACGCCCACCGCGGTCCAGGCCGCGTTCACCGAGGCGGCGGCAGCCGAGCCGTACAGGTCCGTGGCCGCCTGCGCGGTGGCGCCGCGCGCGTCGGAGAAGGTGCTGCCCGCGGTCAGGTACACCGTGTTGGCCCGGTAGAAGATGGCCGCGCCCTTCTGGATGCTGAGGGTCGGGTTGGAGTCCAGCGGCGTCACCACCGTGGTCGTCTTGCCGCGCGGGTGGCTGCCGCCGGAGACCATCAGGTAGAAGGCCAGGTTGGCGATGCCCGAGTTCCAGTGCACGCCGCCGTTGTCCGAGGTGCCCGTGTAGCGCGTGGGGTAGTAGTCGTAGTCACCCGCCAGCGCCGGGTCGTTCATGTAGCGCAGCGCATCGCCCGCGGTGCCAGGCGTCCAGCACTCCTCGCCCACCTTCCAGGTGTTCGCGCTCACCACGCCGTCGCGGAAGGCCTCGATGGAGGTGCCGAAGACGTCGGACATGGCCTCGTTCAGGGCGCCCGACTCGTTCGCGTAGACGAGGTCCGACGAGGTGTCAGTGACGGCGTGGGTCAGCTCGTGGCCCACCACGTCGAGCACCGTCAGCGCCGTGGACTGCGAGCCGTCGCCGTCGCCGTACACCATCTGCGTGCCGTCCCAGTACGCGTTCACGTAGTTGCGGCTGTAGTGCACGGTCGAGGAGAGGATGCCCCCGGTGCCGTTGTAGCTGTCGCGCCCGAACTTGCTGAAGTAGAAGTCGTACACGAAGCCCGCGTTGTCGTGCGCCTGGTTGGCCACCGCGTCGCTCACGGGGCCCTGGCCCTCGGAGCGCAGCAGCGTGCCGGGCAGCGAGGTGCGGGTGGCGGCCGTGTACGTCTTGCGGTTCTTGGCCGTCTTCAGGTTGTCGTACGAAGAGACGAGCTCACCCGACTGCGCGTCGATGAAGAGCACGGGCAGTGAGCGCTCGCCCTTGGCGTTCACGGTGTCCATCTGCACGCGCCACGTCAGCCGGCCGACCTTGTCCTGGGCGAGGATCTGCAGGTCCGCCTTCGGGGTCGTCTGGCTGAGGGACTCCTTCTGGTAGCCCAGTGCCAGCTGCACGGCCTCGTTCGAGCTCAGCTTCGCAGTGGTGTCGACCTTGAGGTCGCGCTCGAGCCGGTCGGTGACGGCCTCGACGGCGCCGTTCTTGTCCAGGTGGAGGATGGCCTCGCCGCCGAACACGGGAATGCCATTGAGGGTCTGCTGCACGCGCTCGTGGCCCTTGCCCAGGGTGTCCACCAGGCCGCGCTTGAAGTGCACGTCGCCCGCGCCGCGGAGGAACTCGGGGCTCTGCGCCTTCAGCGAATGCGCATGGGGGATTTCCTCCGGCTTGATGGCAGATCAAGCGCATTCTCGTTTTATGATAAAATGAGATTAACAGTCAGGAGGTAGAATTCCGTTGTTCTGGAAGCAGGCTGGGAAGATGCCTTGCCACCCTCTGAAGGAGTCCGCACCCTGAGCCGGTGAAAGCCCAGGGCTCTCAGAGCCCGAAGAGAGGACCCTCATGCGCTCGGTTCGGTCACTTGCCTTGGGAATCGTGCTGACGCTGTCCGCGTGTACATCGTCTCCAGAGGTGGTTGATCCTCCGTCCGAGCCGACCCTCTCGGGAGACGCGGTGGCGACTTCGCAGGGGGATCTGATCATCCACCCCGTCAATCACGCCACCTTCGTCATGCAGTGGCAGGGCAAGCTGTTCTACGTGGACCCGGTGGGGGGCGCGGAGCGGTTCACGGGACTGCCGGCGCCGCAGGTCATCTTCATCACGGACATCCACGGCGACCATCTGAGCGCGGACACGCTGAAGGCCCTCGTGCAGACGGACACGGTGATCATCGCGCCGCAGGCCGTAAAGGACATGCTGCCCGCGGAGCTGCAGGCGGTGACGCAGGTGCTGGCCAACGGAGCGACGACGAGCGTGGCGGGCGTCGGCGTGGAGGCCATTCCCATGTACAACCTCACGGCGGACCGCCTCCAGTACCACACGAAGGGCCGGGGCAATGGCTACGTGCTGACGATGGGAGGCAAGCGCATCTACATCGCGGGGGACACGGAGGACATCCCGGAGATGCGGCAGCTGCGCGACATCGAGGTGGCCTTCATCCCGATGAACCTGCCCTTCACGATGACGGTGGAGCAAGCGGCGGACGCGGTGCGCGAGTTCAAGCCGAAGATCGTCTACCCGTACCACTTCCGCGGAAGCGACATGGACGCGTTCACCCGGCTCGTGGGCACGGACGCGGGCGTCGAGGTGCGCGTGCGCAACTGGTACTGACCGGCGCGCATAGGCCGGGGCGGCTCAGTGGCTTCCCGCGGGAGCGTGCGCGGTGCCATGGGCCTCGGCCGCTTCGTGGTGCTGCTCATCGAAGGGGAGCGCGCCCGCGAGCACCTGCTCGGCGCGAGGCTTGTCGAGCTCGCGCGTCCACGCGCCGATGAGCACGGTGGCCACGGCGTTGCCGGCGA
The DNA window shown above is from Hyalangium minutum and carries:
- a CDS encoding helicase-related protein, coding for MNSSPSNRSSVVVAELGPTNTGKTHRAIERMLEHETGMMGLPLRLLAREVYDRVTARVGEGRVALMTGEEKRIPPHPSYWVCTVEAMPTDRHVDFLAVDEIQLAAHRERGHVFTDRLLHARGRKETWFLGADTMRPMVQTFIPQAVVKRANRLSQLRYAGRKSLKSLPPRSAVVAFSADRVYELAETLRRLRGGVAVVLGALSPRTRNAQVAMYQAGEVQYLVATDAIGMGLNLDLNHVAFAALSKYDGAEQRELYPDELAQIAGRAGRHLNDGSFGILNTLPELPPRLVSAIETHRFPAIKSLIWRNEALDFSSPEALLDSLSRAPKHAAFVRVERADDFDALKELSHVPAIREIAADRASVELLWQVCQIPDFRKGLFGQHVSLLKETFLQLSEGDGKLDPSWLNRQVAPLDDVSGDIHTLMDRLAAIRIWTYISHRSSWLHEAEHWQERTRRIEDALGDALHERLVERFVQRAARRSARRFVRATERPAAESDSPFAKLGQLLGDTPGVDGTMTEEQFVQQVVDAKHEAFEVEASGNISFEGQPLGRLVRGKDLRTPQLALAEPEVWTAGARQRLERRLVALARDLVTEAMGYFPAEALTGTDRSPQMRGLSYRLAGGLGVITQAEGREQWRLLDEDSRERLRALGVREGQRFLYVTHALAPHALQRRSMLTTLFHQSPAPPGVPQEPVLAAADLSGWDARVFGYEEIGPVALRIDIVERLSEALRHPHGSREVHTLMQELKLEGGLRTRVLRELGGQQGGAPSKRRRRRRRPHGGSFGPSASPSSSQAPRPAGAGRRPDRTGQ
- a CDS encoding serine/threonine-protein kinase, whose product is MASTLPPSPRPAPPAPRTEALPAGTLLAERFTLEAFVEKGGMGTIYRATDSVSGQPVALKLLHVESAEALQRFSREAAVLSQLRHPGIVSYVAHGSTPGAGPFLAMEWLEGENLAQRLAREPLSLTESLALLRQASEALALAHQRGVIHRDIKPSNLFLRRGRPEDVVLLDFGLARHEVPSMALTASQMVLGTPGYMAPEQISAQAPLTPSADLFSLGCVLYECLTGRPPFSAPHFVAALAKILFTEPEGLRTLRPELPAALEELLHRLLAKAPERRFPDASGLLAALDSLQSRLRPDSKPALSTGTAPLPLTGSEQHLVSVLLAAPRTPAAQPPGPEVEDSRRMLRDTLRTLLAPHGAQVELLANGFLVATLRATHGSATDPATLAARCALLIQERWAEAAVVLTTGRGQLAPHVPVGEAMDRAGQLLRQMESLPSDSSARVMLDEVTAGLLGSGFQLARPQPELFLLLGETLGADASRPLLGKPTPCVGREQELTLLELAFNTCVQEPQAQAVLVKAPAGTGKSRLRHEFLRRLEHQGHTVRVLVGRGDPMSAGSADGLIGQALRWHCAITGTEPLETRRALLAQHLGRHLPAAQAQETLEFLGELCGIPFPDTQSPRLRVARGDPQLMSTLVGRAFVAFLREECAHQPVLWVLEDLHWGDALSVRLIDEALRELAEQPLMVLALARPEVEELFPSLWAQRLQEVPLRGLNRKAGARLVREVLGPQVPDALIDRLVEQAAGNALLLEELIRGAAEGRGEAALQTVLAMLQARLGRLEARARQVLLAASILGRTFWVGAVQALLGEELTGAEQSHWLQQLVEQEWVEHQPSSRFPGEDEYRFRHALVRDAAYGLVPDSHKPGGHQQAGQWLEQRGESDPRILAEHARLGHQPEQAIRFYLQAAERLFDHDDMPGAERCIEAAMALHPSGELSVQLRALRAATAFWRSDFATMFEVGRPVQPEMKPGSVRWCKLIDGLSLGSGFGGQREYLLTLCRLLLATEPEPEARNAYYLSLCFMGTMTSYLGCLAESEACFERLERTGQDVIARDGVVRGRRGLEYNFRSLYLRGEPWQALSWAAQGIQACREVGAERGEVAALARMALTHQVLGDGEAAVEQGRQAVALALRVSPHFGVTFAQEHLALVLAASPEPAHRQEARALALEWVQVRTGNQVHLGLSHRVLEQVATAEGALDEAEAHARQACEILAPFPPFLCEARWRWSAALLRQGRSAEARELAELALRELETLGAEGMARIGLLQVLAEACFALGDGASGEQALRDALQRLNARAAAIPDTASRERYLRHVPENTRTRELARQRWGEDLRPPPE
- a CDS encoding M4 family metallopeptidase, whose protein sequence is MHFKRGLVDTLGKGHERVQQTLNGIPVFGGEAILHLDKNGAVEAVTDRLERDLKVDTTAKLSSNEAVQLALGYQKESLSQTTPKADLQILAQDKVGRLTWRVQMDTVNAKGERSLPVLFIDAQSGELVSSYDNLKTAKNRKTYTAATRTSLPGTLLRSEGQGPVSDAVANQAHDNAGFVYDFYFSKFGRDSYNGTGGILSSTVHYSRNYVNAYWDGTQMVYGDGDGSQSTALTVLDVVGHELTHAVTDTSSDLVYANESGALNEAMSDVFGTSIEAFRDGVVSANTWKVGEECWTPGTAGDALRYMNDPALAGDYDYYPTRYTGTSDNGGVHWNSGIANLAFYLMVSGGSHPRGKTTTVVTPLDSNPTLSIQKGAAIFYRANTVYLTAGSTFSDARGATAQAATDLYGSAAAASVNAAWTAVGVAAPPTWTVLTTLNNVSGAKSSSTNYTTATPAGATALKFQMAGGTGDADLYVRFGSAPTTTTYDCRSAGATTAESCIINAPKAGTYYVLIKGYTAYSGVTYTVSSGQ
- a CDS encoding MBL fold metallo-hydrolase — encoded protein: MRSVRSLALGIVLTLSACTSSPEVVDPPSEPTLSGDAVATSQGDLIIHPVNHATFVMQWQGKLFYVDPVGGAERFTGLPAPQVIFITDIHGDHLSADTLKALVQTDTVIIAPQAVKDMLPAELQAVTQVLANGATTSVAGVGVEAIPMYNLTADRLQYHTKGRGNGYVLTMGGKRIYIAGDTEDIPEMRQLRDIEVAFIPMNLPFTMTVEQAADAVREFKPKIVYPYHFRGSDMDAFTRLVGTDAGVEVRVRNWY